Below is a window of Anaerolineae bacterium DNA.
CATGTGCCCGAGCCCTTCAGCATAGGCGTCGCCATCGCCGTGGGTGCAGATAACCACCAGTTCATGGTTGGCCATTTTAACCCCAGTGGCCAGGGGTAAGGTTCTGCCGTGCAACCCCATAAAGCCGTTTACGTAGGTATAATCGGGCAGTTTGCTTCCACAACCGATGCCTGAAATTACAGCCACCTGATGGGGTTTGAGGTCAAGTTGGGCCAGAGCCTGCTTCAGGGCATTCCATATTCCGAAGTTTCCGCAACCTGTGCACCAGGTAGGGCGTATGGGCACGTAAAAGTCTCTCACATCTCCCATGGCTACACCCCTTTCATTATGAATTCCGGCGAGAGAGGCCTTCCGTCGTATTTAAGGATGCGTTCCTTGATCTCTATGCCAGTCATCATACGGATAAGGTCTGCCATCTGGCCAGAGTAATTGTTTTCTACAGCGATAAGCCGGCGAGCCCTGCTCAGGATGTTCTTTACGGCTTCAGCGGGGAAGGGCCACACATCTACGATGTGGACCATATTGGCCTTAACTCCGCCGGCATTGAGGCGATCCACAGCTTCCCGCAGAGGGCCGTAGGTAGAACCCCATCCCACGAAGGTTATTTCCGCTTCCTCAGGCCCGTAAAGGCTGGGTGGACGCATCTCGTTCAAGGCGAGTTTAAGCTTGCGCATCCTTTTTTCCATCATCAGGCGTCGGTTTACAGGGTCTTCGGTTATGTGGCCCATTTCATCGTGCTCGTCGCTCATGACTGTATAAACACCTTTCGGATGGCCGGGCACCGCCCGGGGAGAGATGCCATCTTCGGTAAAGGCGTAGCGTTTGTATTCCCTTTCGGGCAGGGCATCCAGCTGGGCTTCGCTCAGAAGTTTACCCCGATCGATCTCAAGCTTTTCCAGGCCCAGGGCTTCCTGCGTTACATCGCGCAAAGATGTTGCCAGGTAATGGTCCGAGAGGACTATAACGGGGCATTGATAGCGTTCAGCCAGATTAAAGGCTCGCCAGCCGGTTTCAAAAGCCTGCTCTATGGTGCCCGGAGCCAATACTATGCGGGGGAATTCGCCCTGTGAAGCGTGCAGGACGAACAAGAGGTCTCCCTGCTCCGTCCTTGTAGCCATTCCGGTGGATGGACCAGGCCGCTGTGCTTCGTAAATTACCACAGGGGTTTCAGTCATTCCCGCCAGCCCCAGGGCTTCCACCATGAGGGAAAAACCACCACCGGAGGTGGTGGTCATAGCCCTTACTCCTGCATAAGCCGCTCCTACGGCCATGTTCAGGGCGGCGATTTCATCTTCCACCTGCATTGCAACAACGCCGTACCTGGCAGCATGAGCTGCCATCCACTCCAGGACGGGGCTGCCTGGGGTCATGGGATACCCGGCTACGAATTTGCATCCTCCCAGGAGTGCACCAAGAGCGAAAGCTTCATTGCCGTTCATGAGCATGCGGCCGGGCATCGCGCGGGGGGTAAGGTGGAAGGGGATGCGGCGGGCGTAGTTTTCCCTGGCCCATTCATAAGCAACCCGCGATACCCTGAGGTTGCTTGCCACCACAGCAGAGCCCTTTTTGCGGAAATTTTCCTGGATTATGCCTTCTATGGGTTCCAGAGGTAGTTCCATAAGCCCCGCCGCAATGGCAAAAGCTACGGTGTTGGCCATGAGCTCTTTTCCACCGACTTCCCTGGCTATGCGTATAATGGGAGCGGGCACTGCCAGAATATCTCCTCCCAGGGTTTCAGGGTTTACCTGGTGGTTTTCGTCGTAAATGATGGCGCCCCCGGGGACTATCTGGCTAAGGTGCCTTGGGATAGCCTCCTCGTCCAAGGCCAGGAGGATGTGAACGGGTTCGCTGTGAGACCAGAGAGGCTCTGTGGAGATTCGCACTGTGGCGAAGTTATGGCCTCCCCTAATGCGGGAGTGGTAGTCCAGAAGCACAAACACGTGGAATCCGCTTCTCATCATGGCTTTGGCGAACCCAGCGCTGCTGGATTCCACTCCCTGGCCTGCTTCACCGGCAGCTCTGACGCTTATCATAGCCTGATCCTCCATGGTTAGATAAGTTTATTCTGACCAAACCCAGACCCCTCGGTTGCTTATGGCATAGAACTCATCGCTGAGGATGCGGTAGTGGTAGTGTTCTTCCAGGGCCAATTTCTGGAACATTGCCTTGCCTCTGGGGTCATCAGTGCGCTCAGCCAGAGTTTTGTAGCGTTCTTCGGCAGCCTTTTCAATATCAATAGCGGTGGCCAGGATCGCTGCTACGCTTTTGGCTTCCAGTTCTTGGGCTTTGTCCCCCGTCTCCGGAGGAACGGAAAACTGCATTGACCTGCTTTCGTATTCAATGAATTCCCCCTTTTGTCGCAGGGATTCCTCCAGCTCTACCAGCTTGCGATAGTGGTAATTCTCAAAGTCGGCCAATTGTTCCAGGAGTTTTTTCCCCATGGGATTGGTGGCTTTGGCCGAAGCTTCCATGTAAATCCGGGCCGCCTTCAATTCAGCCTCTTTGGCAATGGCCAGAGCCTCCTCAAGGGATAGAGATTCGTTTCCCATAGCTTTATCCCTCCGGGTAGAGCAGGTCATCGTAAGCGATTTCCAGGCGCAGTTTATGGCGGGCTTCCTCTTGAGCCAGAGCTAAGAAAAGATTCCGCAGCTCCTGGCTTTCAGCTCTGGCGGCTAAATCGTTATACAGCCTGAAGGAGGCTTTTTCCCTCTGC
It encodes the following:
- a CDS encoding 2-oxoacid:acceptor oxidoreductase subunit alpha produces the protein MISVRAAGEAGQGVESSSAGFAKAMMRSGFHVFVLLDYHSRIRGGHNFATVRISTEPLWSHSEPVHILLALDEEAIPRHLSQIVPGGAIIYDENHQVNPETLGGDILAVPAPIIRIAREVGGKELMANTVAFAIAAGLMELPLEPIEGIIQENFRKKGSAVVASNLRVSRVAYEWARENYARRIPFHLTPRAMPGRMLMNGNEAFALGALLGGCKFVAGYPMTPGSPVLEWMAAHAARYGVVAMQVEDEIAALNMAVGAAYAGVRAMTTTSGGGFSLMVEALGLAGMTETPVVIYEAQRPGPSTGMATRTEQGDLLFVLHASQGEFPRIVLAPGTIEQAFETGWRAFNLAERYQCPVIVLSDHYLATSLRDVTQEALGLEKLEIDRGKLLSEAQLDALPEREYKRYAFTEDGISPRAVPGHPKGVYTVMSDEHDEMGHITEDPVNRRLMMEKRMRKLKLALNEMRPPSLYGPEEAEITFVGWGSTYGPLREAVDRLNAGGVKANMVHIVDVWPFPAEAVKNILSRARRLIAVENNYSGQMADLIRMMTGIEIKERILKYDGRPLSPEFIMKGV
- a CDS encoding ferritin family protein; translated protein: MGNESLSLEEALAIAKEAELKAARIYMEASAKATNPMGKKLLEQLADFENYHYRKLVELEESLRQKGEFIEYESRSMQFSVPPETGDKAQELEAKSVAAILATAIDIEKAAEERYKTLAERTDDPRGKAMFQKLALEEHYHYRILSDEFYAISNRGVWVWSE